The Limnochordia bacterium region CTTGCGCATGAACTTAATAACATTGTCAGTTACTTCCTGTAGGCGTTCGGTATTACGCCAACACAACCGCTCCATCATCGCGCCAAGTCTTTCCCGGCTCCAGCTTCGTTTACCCTTAACACGCCGAGCAAAACAAAATATCTGGGGCTTTACCGCGCCAAGTCCTCGTAGGCCGTCTACGGATATCCCACGGGCTTCTAGACGCTTTCTGTAGTCTACCGTAGCATCAGCTATTTGGCTCAAATCGTTGAGCAAGCGCTGATAGTCTCCAGCTTTGTCAGGGTCCGTGAGCTCTAACTTCGCTTGGGCCAGCTCTGCCAAGAAGGTAGCACCGGTTACGTCATCCGAATCAAGGGCTTCCTCGACCTTCGGAAGAACCTTGGAATCAGTAAATATCCTTCTTAGGTCACGTTTCATGTGGTACCTATCTAGCCCCCTAAAGGATTTGGACATAAGCTATGTTTGTGCTAAGATTACTTTAGTGGGAGTGATTAACCGTGACAAGAAAGCGTTACTCAGATGATTTCAAG contains the following coding sequences:
- a CDS encoding UPF0236 family protein, encoding MKRDLRRIFTDSKVLPKVEEALDSDDVTGATFLAELAQAKLELTDPDKAGDYQRLLNDLSQIADATVDYRKRLEARGISVDGLRGLGAVKPQIFCFARRVKGKRSWSRERLGAMMERLCWRNTERLQEVTDNVIKFMRKIDFNLGSLKEIAKKGAESST